A section of the Polynucleobacter sp. AP-Sving-400A-A2 genome encodes:
- a CDS encoding FMN-binding protein, with the protein MHWKPNPLFIIGLAMTTAPIIAQAKIYVSIEQAQKILLPNKSLVKNPIIITDDLQDKMRSASSIRHPFQGDRIWRAADGSWFIVDEVVGKHEMITYAVSLNPSGVVTGIEILEYVESYGYEVAEANWRKQFVGKTAADPIKLNQDIQNIGGATLSCKHLTDGVKRVAVLYDIALKNQTLSLKAK; encoded by the coding sequence ATGCACTGGAAACCTAACCCCCTATTCATCATTGGTCTAGCTATGACAACCGCACCAATCATTGCACAGGCCAAGATTTATGTATCCATTGAACAAGCTCAAAAGATACTACTACCCAATAAATCACTTGTTAAAAATCCCATCATCATTACCGATGATCTACAAGATAAAATGCGCTCAGCTTCGAGTATTCGCCACCCCTTTCAAGGGGACCGAATTTGGAGGGCGGCTGACGGAAGCTGGTTCATCGTTGATGAGGTAGTCGGTAAACATGAAATGATTACTTATGCCGTATCACTCAATCCATCGGGCGTAGTAACTGGAATTGAGATTCTGGAATACGTTGAATCTTACGGATACGAAGTAGCAGAAGCCAATTGGCGTAAGCAGTTTGTCGGAAAGACCGCTGCAGATCCCATTAAGCTTAATCAAGATATTCAGAATATTGGTGGTGCAACGCTCTCCTGCAAACATTTGACTGATGGCGTTAAGCGGGTTGCGGTCTTATATGACATCGCTTTAAAAAATCAGACCTTGAGCCTAAAAGCAAAATGA
- a CDS encoding branched-chain amino acid ABC transporter permease has translation MEMFAQILSSGIAVGMIYAVIAFGFQLTFATSGTLNFGQGEALMLGALVGLTCVDMFGMNYWLMIPIVCLFGMVQGGFVELIGVRPAIKIKSEFGWIMSTIALGIIFKNVAENIWGRDALPFPSPLPMEPMEFLGANILPMEILVVVGALVMMMLVEFFNRKTIYGKAVVATANDRDAAGLMGINTSLVITFSYALSSLTAAFAGVLIAPLTLTGAAMGGALGLKAFAVAIIGGLSSGMGIIVGGLILGIVETATGFYISTGYKDVPGLILLLLVLAFKPSGLFGKTAIKKV, from the coding sequence ATGGAAATGTTTGCACAAATCCTCTCCAGCGGTATAGCGGTCGGCATGATCTATGCGGTCATTGCTTTCGGCTTTCAGCTGACTTTTGCCACTTCTGGCACATTGAATTTCGGTCAAGGTGAGGCCTTGATGTTGGGCGCCTTAGTTGGTCTGACCTGCGTTGATATGTTCGGCATGAACTACTGGCTCATGATTCCAATCGTCTGTCTTTTCGGGATGGTGCAAGGTGGTTTCGTAGAGCTGATTGGTGTTCGTCCTGCGATTAAGATCAAATCTGAGTTTGGTTGGATTATGTCCACTATCGCACTCGGTATTATTTTCAAAAACGTGGCTGAAAACATTTGGGGTCGTGATGCATTGCCATTTCCATCCCCGCTGCCGATGGAGCCAATGGAATTCCTTGGAGCAAATATTTTGCCAATGGAAATCTTGGTCGTAGTTGGCGCCTTAGTGATGATGATGTTGGTAGAGTTTTTTAATCGTAAAACAATTTACGGTAAAGCGGTTGTTGCAACAGCAAACGATCGCGATGCTGCCGGCTTAATGGGTATTAATACCAGCTTGGTAATCACCTTCTCATATGCACTGTCATCCTTAACGGCTGCCTTTGCAGGTGTGCTGATTGCTCCGTTGACATTAACTGGCGCTGCTATGGGTGGCGCTCTGGGTTTAAAAGCATTTGCAGTGGCCATTATTGGCGGCCTCTCAAGTGGTATGGGAATCATTGTGGGCGGATTGATTCTTGGAATTGTTGAGACTGCCACAGGCTTTTATATTTCTACTGGCTACAAAGACGTACCAGGCTTGATCTTGCTCTTATTAGTGCTTGCATTTAAGCCATCTGGTCTCTTTGGTAAAACTGCAATCAAGAAAGTTTAA
- a CDS encoding DUF3820 family protein has protein sequence MDSEALVKLVTMKMPFGKHAGRALAELPGNYLAWFAREGFPQSELGKLLELMHTLDHNGLRGLLAPIQRAHGIIPRSRE, from the coding sequence ATGGATTCAGAAGCCCTGGTGAAGCTGGTCACAATGAAGATGCCATTCGGCAAGCATGCTGGCCGTGCACTTGCAGAACTGCCTGGTAATTATTTAGCCTGGTTTGCTCGTGAGGGATTTCCTCAGAGTGAGCTTGGGAAATTGCTGGAGTTAATGCACACCCTGGATCACAATGGCTTGCGCGGTTTATTGGCCCCTATCCAACGGGCTCATGGAATTATTCCCCGTAGCCGCGAGTAG
- a CDS encoding DUF2892 domain-containing protein, with protein MKCNVGGIDRILRISVGLLLVALAANGTVGWWGWLGLIPMVTGIFRFCPAYLLLGNNFCSK; from the coding sequence ATGAAATGTAACGTCGGCGGTATCGATCGTATTTTAAGAATCTCAGTAGGCCTTCTACTGGTTGCACTTGCAGCTAACGGTACCGTAGGCTGGTGGGGTTGGCTCGGACTCATCCCTATGGTTACTGGTATTTTCCGTTTTTGCCCAGCCTACTTATTACTAGGAAATAATTTTTGCTCTAAGTAA
- a CDS encoding ABC transporter ATP-binding protein, with translation MLSIKNLEAGYGKVKVLHGINIDVPKGQVITLIGSNGAGKTTTMRAITGMIKPTSGEVTLGGEKIDGYDSHKIARLGLAHSPEGRRVFTTMSVNDNLLLGAFPRFTGSRPKGDIKNDLERSLEMFPRLKERRNQLAGTLSGGEQQMLAMARAVMLNPEIILLDEPSMGLAPILVEEVFRIISNLKSQGVTMLLVEQFAAAALKVADYGYVLENGKIATHGPADKLMHDPAVKAAYLGGASSH, from the coding sequence ATGTTATCTATTAAGAATCTTGAAGCAGGCTATGGCAAAGTAAAAGTTCTACACGGCATCAATATTGATGTTCCAAAAGGACAAGTTATTACTTTGATTGGCTCTAACGGCGCTGGTAAAACAACGACGATGCGCGCTATCACTGGCATGATTAAACCAACCAGCGGTGAAGTTACCCTGGGCGGCGAAAAAATTGATGGTTACGACTCTCATAAAATCGCACGTCTCGGTTTGGCACATAGCCCAGAAGGTCGTCGTGTATTTACGACTATGTCTGTAAATGACAACCTCCTGTTAGGTGCGTTTCCACGTTTTACGGGTAGTCGTCCAAAAGGCGACATTAAGAATGATCTTGAGAGATCTCTCGAAATGTTCCCACGCTTAAAAGAGCGTCGTAATCAATTGGCTGGAACATTGTCAGGTGGTGAGCAACAGATGCTGGCAATGGCTCGTGCGGTGATGCTTAACCCAGAGATCATTCTCTTGGATGAGCCTTCAATGGGCTTGGCGCCGATTTTGGTTGAGGAAGTTTTCAGAATTATTTCTAATCTTAAATCACAAGGTGTGACGATGTTATTAGTTGAGCAGTTCGCTGCAGCGGCTCTAAAGGTAGCAGACTACGGTTATGTTCTTGAGAACGGTAAGATTGCAACGCATGGCCCAGCCGATAAGTTAATGCATGATCCAGCAGTTAAAGCGGCTTACTTAGGTGGAGCTAGCAGCCACTAA
- a CDS encoding metalloregulator ArsR/SmtB family transcription factor produces MNIPISKAELKKMQSAADDACKLMKVLSNRDRMMLLCEIGQAEKCVGELEAALDLHQPTLSQQLTVLRKEKLVKTRREGKQIYYTLSSEVAVAVMSLLYKHFCKK; encoded by the coding sequence ATGAATATACCTATCTCCAAAGCGGAATTGAAGAAGATGCAGTCAGCGGCAGATGATGCCTGCAAGCTCATGAAGGTCTTATCCAATCGAGATCGCATGATGCTCTTATGCGAAATCGGTCAAGCAGAAAAATGTGTTGGTGAGTTAGAGGCTGCACTGGATTTACATCAGCCTACCCTCTCGCAGCAATTGACTGTGTTGCGCAAAGAAAAGCTGGTTAAAACACGTAGAGAAGGAAAGCAAATTTATTACACCCTATCCAGTGAGGTTGCTGTCGCAGTGATGAGTTTGCTCTACAAGCATTTCTGTAAGAAGTAA
- a CDS encoding lytic transglycosylase domain-containing protein, with translation MIKCFSTNSSDTQLAQPATAHAKNLLAHALSPVYRVMNGLLIVTVFMTVGLWLSGNGTQAGAFDLARILVPDEARHIVWQNGFSMLDQYQEATAKASADEEIANVLYGNASAIPGTGLMGAKQQTVALLMPSVAHTQVKPISHLADRIPTSKIDPQALDSKLMVSIQNQRAVADFFEKKYKLDRAKIEEYISNTVLIAKEVKIDPVLLLAVISVESNFNPLIKSHAGAEGLMQVMTNIHKDKYALYGGATDAVKPEVNIRVGAYILKYLIATSGSLRNGLKYYVGAANAESDGGYTDKVMAERNRLISLCQPVAPNKLTLNGKDLRS, from the coding sequence ATGATTAAATGTTTTTCTACCAATTCGAGTGACACGCAACTAGCACAGCCAGCAACGGCTCACGCTAAGAATTTGCTCGCTCATGCTCTATCCCCCGTGTACAGGGTCATGAATGGTCTATTGATTGTGACCGTGTTCATGACCGTTGGGCTCTGGCTTTCCGGTAACGGAACTCAAGCAGGTGCTTTCGATTTAGCTCGAATCCTGGTTCCAGACGAAGCTCGCCATATAGTTTGGCAAAATGGTTTCAGCATGCTCGATCAGTATCAAGAAGCGACTGCTAAGGCGTCTGCGGATGAAGAAATAGCCAATGTGCTTTACGGAAATGCATCGGCTATCCCAGGCACTGGTTTGATGGGCGCTAAGCAACAAACAGTTGCCCTGTTGATGCCCTCAGTGGCGCACACCCAGGTAAAACCGATCTCCCATTTGGCTGATCGCATTCCCACTTCAAAAATTGATCCTCAGGCATTAGATTCAAAGCTGATGGTCTCGATTCAAAACCAACGCGCAGTAGCTGACTTCTTTGAGAAGAAGTACAAATTAGATCGTGCCAAGATTGAGGAATACATCTCCAATACTGTGTTGATTGCAAAAGAAGTCAAAATCGATCCAGTGTTATTGCTCGCCGTGATTTCGGTAGAGTCCAACTTTAATCCCCTGATTAAAAGCCATGCTGGTGCTGAAGGTCTAATGCAGGTGATGACTAACATCCACAAAGATAAATATGCTCTGTATGGTGGCGCAACCGATGCGGTCAAGCCTGAAGTCAATATTCGGGTAGGCGCTTATATTTTGAAGTATTTGATTGCCACTAGCGGTTCATTACGTAATGGCTTGAAATACTATGTAGGTGCGGCAAATGCAGAGAGTGACGGCGGTTATACCGATAAGGTAATGGCGGAAAGAAATCGTTTGATTAGTTTGTGTCAGCCAGTGGCACCTAACAAACTCACTTTGAACGGCAAAGATTTGCGCTCATAA
- a CDS encoding DNA/RNA non-specific endonuclease, translating into MKFLAKTLLLISLWLPLSASALFDQCQDLFPNHQIPSTTQVGRDLCFDDFAIYYSPLDKKPIYTVERLNGEQLQAPHPRRTNQFYEEARLPAHERALLADYRGSGYDRGHNVPAGDMTTERGMAQSFSLANMMPQARQNNQGIWAKRVEEPTRMYIKRVQGDVYVYTGSVGHAGSIGKGKVTIPSHLYKLVYDPAKKLAWAYWVENTDDAQMSAPISYTELIQKTGIDFHLPIELGASQSSKPAEKSSPEARPIVGGWYPIFFDQYSPEKLASLAANIKAGKVASVQIQYDRNLELAQKLALEIQAQSVLQAALSQSSPPYSPNVVYERNRVIVIVHSK; encoded by the coding sequence ATGAAATTCTTGGCTAAAACCCTCTTATTAATCTCGCTTTGGCTCCCACTGAGCGCATCAGCTCTCTTTGATCAATGCCAGGATCTATTCCCAAATCACCAAATACCTAGCACTACACAGGTGGGGCGAGACCTGTGTTTTGATGATTTCGCGATCTACTACTCGCCTTTAGACAAAAAGCCTATCTACACCGTTGAGAGACTCAATGGTGAGCAACTCCAGGCACCTCATCCTCGCCGTACCAATCAATTCTATGAAGAGGCCAGACTCCCAGCCCATGAACGCGCCCTACTGGCAGACTATCGCGGCAGCGGATATGACCGGGGTCACAACGTGCCAGCTGGTGACATGACAACCGAGAGGGGAATGGCGCAGTCCTTCTCCCTGGCAAATATGATGCCGCAGGCTCGGCAAAATAATCAGGGCATCTGGGCTAAACGGGTTGAAGAGCCTACCAGGATGTATATCAAGCGCGTACAAGGCGATGTCTATGTCTACACTGGATCAGTGGGTCATGCTGGCAGTATTGGTAAAGGCAAGGTCACCATTCCGAGTCACCTTTATAAGCTGGTCTACGATCCTGCCAAAAAATTAGCTTGGGCTTATTGGGTTGAAAACACCGACGATGCGCAAATGAGTGCACCGATCTCCTATACCGAACTGATTCAGAAGACCGGCATCGACTTTCATCTACCGATTGAGCTTGGCGCAAGCCAGTCTAGCAAACCAGCTGAAAAGAGTAGTCCGGAGGCTAGGCCTATAGTAGGTGGCTGGTATCCCATTTTTTTCGATCAGTACTCTCCTGAAAAGCTTGCGTCACTCGCCGCGAACATCAAAGCGGGAAAGGTTGCCAGTGTGCAGATTCAATACGACCGCAATCTAGAGTTAGCTCAAAAGCTGGCGCTAGAAATTCAGGCGCAAAGTGTATTGCAGGCCGCCCTCTCCCAGAGCAGTCCGCCATATTCACCTAATGTGGTCTATGAACGCAATCGCGTGATAGTGATAGTTCACTCCAAGTAA
- a CDS encoding sulfite exporter TauE/SafE family protein: MDYSTLISPSLGILVGILMGLTGAGGGILSVPLLVFFLGLPIAEAAPIALCAVALASTIGAILGLKNKILRYKAAGFMAIFGLALSPLGLWLAPQIPNAPLQILFSLILLYVAIRLLSQARNLIRGIPEENRKPPPCLINPTIGKLQWTLPCARALMIAGSIAGFLSGLLGVGGGFIIVPALKRYTDLPVKSIVATSLGVLAIITGGGAIFSAVSGSLNIFVAAPFALAALGGLLIGLLLGKKLSGPHTQLIFSIFTLVIAVSLLIKGVLTLNL, translated from the coding sequence ATGGATTACTCAACTCTCATTAGCCCCTCGCTAGGCATCCTAGTAGGTATCCTCATGGGCCTTACTGGAGCCGGGGGCGGGATTTTGTCTGTACCGCTCTTAGTCTTCTTTCTAGGACTGCCGATTGCAGAAGCGGCGCCAATTGCCCTATGTGCAGTTGCCCTAGCTTCTACCATTGGCGCCATTCTGGGCCTCAAAAATAAGATCTTGCGCTATAAAGCAGCAGGTTTTATGGCAATCTTTGGATTAGCGCTATCGCCACTAGGACTTTGGCTTGCGCCTCAGATTCCGAATGCGCCCTTACAGATCCTCTTTAGCTTGATCTTGTTATATGTGGCTATTCGCTTGTTGAGTCAGGCTCGCAATCTGATTCGGGGCATTCCGGAGGAAAATAGAAAGCCCCCACCCTGCCTCATTAACCCTACTATCGGGAAACTCCAATGGACCCTGCCCTGTGCTCGCGCCCTTATGATCGCCGGCAGTATTGCAGGCTTCCTATCTGGTCTATTGGGTGTTGGCGGTGGTTTCATCATCGTGCCTGCACTGAAACGCTATACCGACCTACCTGTTAAATCCATCGTTGCCACCTCACTGGGAGTGCTCGCTATCATCACCGGTGGCGGAGCAATATTCTCAGCCGTTAGCGGTAGCTTAAATATCTTCGTTGCTGCGCCTTTTGCACTTGCTGCCTTAGGCGGGCTATTGATTGGGCTACTACTGGGTAAAAAATTAAGTGGGCCGCATACCCAACTCATTTTCTCGATCTTCACTTTAGTAATTGCAGTGAGTTTACTAATTAAAGGCGTGCTAACTTTGAACCTGTGA
- a CDS encoding MBL fold metallo-hydrolase, producing MTKPTPLIKDFFDPETWTYTYVVYEDEGSPCVIIDSVLNYDPKSGRTGTKSADELIAFVKKRQLQVDWILETHAHADHLTAAPYLQRQLGGKLVIGDHIKSVQAVFKGVFNLDDHFKADGTQFDCLLKEGESLAFGNLSLKALFVPGHTPACMAYEIGDAIFVGDTLFMPDVGTARCDFPGGDAKMLYQSIQKILSYPGQTKLYMCHDYPPNNRPATGVSTVADEKANNIHVHDGVTEAQFIEMRTTRDHTLEMPTLILPSIQVNIRAGHFPDADSNGVSYLKIPLNAL from the coding sequence ATGACAAAGCCCACCCCCTTGATTAAAGACTTTTTTGACCCAGAAACCTGGACCTACACCTATGTGGTCTATGAGGATGAGGGAAGTCCATGCGTCATCATCGACTCTGTCTTGAACTATGACCCTAAATCAGGCAGGACTGGCACCAAGTCTGCTGATGAGTTGATTGCCTTTGTTAAGAAGCGCCAACTCCAAGTGGATTGGATCCTAGAGACCCATGCTCATGCAGACCATTTAACGGCTGCTCCTTACTTACAAAGACAACTTGGCGGTAAGTTGGTGATTGGAGATCACATTAAGAGTGTGCAGGCAGTATTTAAAGGCGTCTTCAATCTAGATGACCACTTTAAAGCGGATGGCACTCAATTTGACTGCTTACTAAAAGAGGGTGAATCACTCGCCTTCGGAAATCTCTCTTTAAAGGCACTCTTTGTGCCGGGTCACACACCTGCTTGCATGGCTTATGAAATCGGCGATGCCATCTTTGTGGGCGATACCTTATTTATGCCAGATGTCGGCACAGCCCGTTGTGATTTTCCAGGCGGTGACGCGAAGATGCTTTATCAGTCTATTCAAAAGATTTTGTCTTATCCTGGCCAGACTAAGTTGTATATGTGCCATGACTACCCTCCAAATAACCGACCTGCAACTGGCGTGAGTACTGTTGCTGATGAAAAGGCAAATAATATTCATGTGCATGATGGTGTGACTGAAGCGCAATTTATAGAAATGCGCACCACACGAGATCACACTTTAGAGATGCCAACACTCATCTTGCCTTCTATTCAGGTCAATATACGAGCCGGACATTTTCCTGATGCCGATAGCAATGGAGTCTCGTATTTAAAGATTCCTTTGAATGCCCTCTGA
- a CDS encoding FAD:protein FMN transferase, with protein sequence MIRCKPLLGTFVEIKIEDPSPPLKALDEAFLAIEQVLSLMSFHNPDSELSQINARSYLEPVRIHPWTAEVLRIAKEVYLQSQGIFNCGVGHRLVEAGLLPKHGKLNDCSFGGIEDLQFIELSLLRSSLPLCLDLGGIAKGYAVDKAVEALIANGIQSGSVNAGGDIRVFGDRSQAIQIRNPSKPHELIQIGSMSAGAIATSSLYFANRTSSSKSFMVNPLNQGHIEFSESYSVVATRCVYADALTKVVSISRNVQHPCLSHFSAQAIRVPNTQSL encoded by the coding sequence ATGATTCGTTGCAAGCCGCTTTTAGGCACCTTCGTAGAAATCAAGATTGAAGATCCATCACCCCCATTGAAAGCGCTAGATGAGGCTTTTTTAGCTATTGAACAAGTACTATCTTTGATGAGCTTTCATAATCCTGACAGCGAGCTTTCCCAGATCAATGCTAGATCCTATTTAGAACCTGTTCGAATTCACCCGTGGACAGCTGAAGTTCTCAGGATCGCAAAAGAGGTTTACCTCCAATCCCAAGGCATATTTAATTGTGGAGTTGGTCATCGCCTAGTGGAAGCAGGTCTACTCCCTAAGCATGGCAAGCTCAATGATTGCTCATTTGGAGGTATTGAAGATCTCCAATTTATTGAACTCTCCTTGCTTCGATCGTCTCTACCGCTTTGCCTTGATCTTGGCGGTATCGCCAAAGGCTATGCAGTAGACAAAGCGGTTGAAGCATTAATCGCTAACGGTATCCAATCTGGATCGGTCAACGCAGGCGGGGATATCCGCGTATTCGGGGATCGCTCTCAAGCCATTCAAATTCGTAATCCATCAAAACCGCATGAACTCATCCAGATTGGTAGCATGTCAGCAGGTGCGATTGCCACAAGCAGTCTCTACTTTGCAAACCGCACTAGCAGCTCAAAGAGCTTTATGGTGAACCCCCTGAATCAAGGACATATTGAGTTTTCAGAGTCTTACTCAGTGGTCGCTACTAGATGTGTCTACGCAGATGCCTTAACTAAGGTAGTGAGTATTTCTAGGAATGTTCAGCATCCTTGCTTAAGTCATTTTTCTGCCCAAGCAATCCGCGTCCCCAACACCCAGTCTCTATGA
- a CDS encoding ATP-binding cassette domain-containing protein — MKSKSLLPLLIAIVGLFSLPLFISNPYYIHLIETILIYTILLYGLDIVVGYVGQVSLGHAALFGIGSYTAGVLFFHFGTPIWLTLPASIVVTAIFGGILALPALKVIGPYLAMVTLAFGTITQILINEMTWLTEGPLGIKIPKPDLMGAPMSKAQFFWLVCIVLIIAMVVVDRFVKSQMGRAFEALRDSPVACDCMGVSVYRFKVIAFVISAGFAGLAGCLYAYSEQYISPNTYNNELAVLFLLAVIMGGRKSRLGSLLGAAIIVLLPKLLDDINLFRIVATTIAVVVAVGAAMALSKKVTTPRRVMVPLAGVVGLAAFSFWLDRISDWRLSIFGFMILLVVYYLQNGIVGFAKSFYQSIIGKTVTTRGEKADDIDDSISFISAVNNQNAGTELLKVDSVLMQFGGLKALNNVDLSIKRGTIHGLIGPNGSGKSTMMNVLTGIYQPTAGNVLYAGQSVVGRTSSDIALSGIARTFQNVQLFGEMTAIQNILVGLHHTFKSNMLEIALNLPRYKKESQEAHARAMALLKFVGLEDLANEEARNLPYGKQRSLEIARALALDPELLLLDEPAAGLTAPDIKELLRIIRKIRDSGITFILIEHHMDVVMSVCDIVSVLDFGQKIAEGKPAEVQADEKVIHAYLGT, encoded by the coding sequence ATGAAATCGAAGTCTCTATTACCTCTATTAATTGCAATTGTTGGCTTATTTAGCCTACCTTTATTTATTAGTAATCCGTACTACATTCACTTGATAGAAACGATTCTGATTTACACCATTCTGTTGTATGGCTTAGATATCGTGGTGGGTTACGTTGGTCAAGTTTCCTTGGGTCATGCTGCATTGTTCGGAATTGGTTCGTACACCGCCGGTGTATTGTTTTTCCATTTCGGCACTCCGATTTGGCTTACCTTGCCAGCATCAATCGTTGTCACAGCGATCTTTGGCGGAATCTTAGCTCTACCCGCGCTAAAAGTTATCGGACCTTACTTGGCGATGGTGACCTTGGCATTTGGAACCATCACCCAGATCTTAATTAACGAGATGACATGGCTCACAGAAGGCCCATTAGGAATCAAGATTCCTAAGCCTGATTTGATGGGCGCCCCAATGTCAAAGGCGCAGTTTTTCTGGTTGGTTTGTATTGTTTTGATTATTGCGATGGTAGTGGTCGATCGTTTTGTTAAATCCCAGATGGGCCGTGCTTTTGAGGCCTTACGTGATAGTCCGGTGGCTTGCGACTGTATGGGTGTCTCGGTTTACCGCTTTAAAGTCATTGCGTTCGTAATTAGTGCTGGCTTTGCTGGTCTGGCTGGTTGCTTATATGCCTACTCGGAGCAATACATCTCCCCAAATACCTACAACAATGAATTAGCGGTTCTTTTCTTGTTAGCGGTCATTATGGGTGGTCGTAAGTCTCGTTTGGGTTCATTACTAGGCGCTGCCATTATTGTTCTGCTGCCTAAACTCCTCGACGATATTAATTTATTCCGTATTGTTGCTACTACGATCGCGGTTGTAGTTGCAGTAGGTGCTGCTATGGCTCTCTCCAAGAAAGTCACCACACCAAGACGCGTGATGGTGCCTTTGGCAGGAGTGGTTGGTCTGGCAGCATTCTCATTCTGGTTAGACAGAATCTCCGATTGGCGTTTGAGTATTTTCGGCTTCATGATTTTGTTAGTGGTGTATTACTTGCAAAACGGTATCGTTGGCTTTGCGAAGAGCTTCTACCAATCTATCATCGGCAAGACAGTGACAACTCGTGGTGAAAAAGCAGATGACATTGATGATTCAATCAGCTTCATTAGCGCAGTCAATAATCAAAATGCAGGCACTGAGCTTCTGAAGGTTGACTCTGTACTGATGCAGTTTGGTGGTCTGAAGGCCTTGAATAATGTTGACCTCAGCATTAAGCGCGGCACCATTCATGGTTTGATTGGACCAAACGGCTCCGGTAAGAGCACCATGATGAACGTTCTGACTGGTATCTATCAGCCTACGGCCGGTAATGTGTTGTATGCCGGTCAAAGCGTCGTTGGCCGTACGTCTTCTGATATCGCCTTATCGGGTATCGCTCGTACCTTCCAAAACGTACAGCTCTTTGGTGAGATGACTGCCATCCAAAATATTTTGGTTGGATTGCATCACACCTTTAAATCCAATATGTTGGAGATTGCGCTGAACTTGCCGCGCTACAAAAAGGAATCGCAAGAAGCACATGCTCGCGCGATGGCCTTGTTGAAGTTTGTGGGCTTGGAAGATTTAGCGAATGAAGAGGCGCGTAATTTGCCATACGGTAAACAACGCTCTTTAGAGATTGCCCGCGCCTTGGCTTTAGATCCAGAGTTGCTCTTGTTGGATGAGCCAGCTGCTGGTTTGACAGCTCCAGATATTAAAGAGCTCTTGCGCATTATTCGTAAGATCCGCGATAGCGGTATTACCTTCATCCTGATTGAGCATCATATGGATGTGGTGATGTCAGTCTGCGATATCGTTTCTGTATTGGACTTCGGTCAGAAGATTGCAGAAGGTAAACCAGCTGAAGTTCAGGCAGACGAGAAGGTGATTCATGCCTACTTGGGTACTTAA
- a CDS encoding DUF6662 family protein, producing MTIKRLVAFSILLATALHFSFANAGEGAFGWIYTLDLQPKGKLEFEQRLQLNKQQAAGTYDAWTARTELEYGLTNDLQIAGYINSYYTSASQNYTNSEACGDSPSCTGGYGVPSSHDPATPYRKSGIEGGSLEAIYRLTNPVTSPVGVGLYLEPTIGRNKNEIEARLLLQSNFIDDRLILAGNVVVANERLKFIENGNVPESMLDFLVGASYRFAPKWSAGVEARFHNDYSELNLRNQVQRATFVGPNMHYAAKDWWVTGAWRYQLKGGNCMGGGEAECSNARVWDSHSVNEFIVKVGFPLN from the coding sequence ATGACCATCAAAAGACTTGTTGCCTTTAGCATCCTCTTAGCCACAGCCCTGCACTTCTCATTCGCAAATGCGGGTGAAGGTGCATTTGGCTGGATTTACACCCTCGACCTCCAGCCCAAAGGGAAGCTCGAGTTTGAACAACGCTTGCAACTCAACAAACAACAGGCTGCCGGTACCTATGATGCATGGACAGCTAGAACCGAGTTGGAATATGGCCTGACCAATGATTTACAAATTGCTGGCTATATCAATTCCTACTACACCAGCGCAAGTCAGAATTACACCAACTCAGAAGCCTGTGGCGATAGCCCAAGTTGCACAGGTGGGTATGGGGTGCCATCCAGCCATGACCCAGCTACTCCCTATAGAAAAAGTGGCATTGAGGGTGGATCACTAGAAGCTATTTATCGACTCACTAATCCAGTGACATCACCCGTTGGTGTGGGCCTCTACTTAGAGCCGACTATTGGTAGAAATAAAAATGAGATTGAGGCACGCTTACTTTTGCAATCAAATTTCATTGATGATCGCTTAATTTTGGCAGGTAACGTTGTTGTAGCGAATGAACGCTTAAAGTTTATTGAAAATGGCAACGTACCAGAGTCAATGCTCGACTTCCTTGTGGGCGCTAGCTATCGGTTTGCCCCTAAATGGTCTGCTGGCGTTGAGGCGCGCTTCCATAATGACTACTCAGAATTGAATTTGCGCAATCAAGTCCAGCGTGCCACTTTTGTGGGGCCCAATATGCACTACGCCGCCAAAGACTGGTGGGTCACTGGCGCTTGGCGCTATCAACTCAAAGGTGGCAACTGCATGGGTGGCGGAGAAGCCGAATGCTCCAATGCGCGTGTTTGGGATAGTCATTCAGTGAATGAATTTATCGTCAAAGTTGGATTTCCGTTGAACTAA